GACTTTAACATAATTAGCCATTTTGTAAGATATTTGTTTTGGGATATTATATCAATATATTTCATCATTGCTTTGTTTAGTAGTTCCCACCTTCCTTGCATTCAATGTGCCAGTAGATTGAATTCAATGTACCATTATCATGTTATATTATCATGAGTTTTTAAATATTAATGCATATGTGTTTTCTTCGCGTATTTAAATATTGACCGAATATGCttattataattgattaattatattatatttattatagTAATATAAGAAATGTTGAATATTAAAAAAGTTGAGTTTAACGCACTTGATGTCACCGGAAAAAAATTACTTGACATGGATTTTGGATGCGGAAATCCATCTTAGCGTTATGGGTCCTAGTGCCACAATTAAAAAAGGGAACAAAACTTCTGAGTAAGAAAAAGTAAAAGCTATGATATTCCTCTGCCACCACCTTGATGAAGGATTGAAAACCGAATATTTGGTTATTAAAGATCCAACAACCCTTTGGAAAAATCTGAAAGAAATATATGATCACCAAGAAACTATTATACTTCTTAAGGCTCGCTATGATTGGTTACACTTGCACTTGCAAGATTTTAAAAGTGTAAGCGAGTATAACTCTGCAATGTTTAAGATTACTTCTCAGCTAAAATTATGTGGTGAAAATATAACTGATAAAAATGTGTTGGAGAAAACTTACTTCACATTCCACGCCAATAATAAGCTCCGACAACAGCAGTATCGTGAAAGAGGGTTTCAAAAATATACTGAACTTATATAAGTCTTGCTTCTTACTGAGCAAAATAATGAACTATTGATGAAAAATCATCAAGCCTGTCCAACTGGTTCAACACCATTCCCTCGAGTGAATGTTGTGACCAATAATGCTCTTGGGCCATGTAAGCAATTTGGACGTGGACAAGGGCATGGGCGTGGATTTGGGTGTGTTCGTAGATATACTCGTGGCCATGATTTCTTACATGGATGAGGTCATAATAATCAAAAATTCtcaaattttaaaagaaaatctcACCACCATAAGTGGACGAAAAATGAGGAAAAACCTAAAGTAAATATGATAGATAAAAGGGGTAAAAGTGTTTGTCACCGCCGTGAAATGAAATATCATTGGAGTCGTACATGTCATACCTCCAAGCATCTGGTTGATCTTTATCAGGCCTCTTTGAAAAATGTTGAAATTAATTTCACTGAAGAAGTTGATCCTTTGGGAATTTCCCATCTTAAAGTCCACCTGGGAGGTGAAGGCCAAGTTGATCCTTCGAACCTTACACATATGGAAGTTGGTGATTTCTTTGATGATGGTAATGCGGAGATGGCCAAATCTGGCGGTGGAAATAATTAAGTCATATATTAAACaccttattttatttatttaaatattaaattgtttatgtttgaacACTTGAGTGGTTGGTTTATGTTTGCTATATAATGTTTATGTTTGCTATGAAATTTTTGAGATAGTCAAAACTTTAtatattatggtttgaaagagaAGGCTTATGCGCACACAATATGTCACTTGTATTAAATTGTCTTACTCACATATAAGAGTGTATTACATATTATGCATGCTTCAAATAAGTGATATATCGAAATCTTTATATGATATCTTGGTAAATGATAAAAACATTATGTGCCTCTGTGATTTAATCTTAGAAtttgtaaaagtgattttttATCCCACTTAAGGTAAATGATGTTGGTATTATCGACAATCCTATTTGACGTTGTTTTTAATAGATTGACTGTATATGATTGCAACCAGAAGTTGCATCTAATAACAACCAGAAGTTGTCCCTACATAAtaaaattcttttattttttttatcagacattttgatatgtttaaacaGTTGTTTACATTCCAAAAGAATGATATattagtataatattcaaattatGATTTTATCATAAATGATATAATCTCCCTAGAGGATAAATCTATATAAAGAATAATGTGATATTTGGATATAATAgatgataactccggtgagcgggcggctccgttCGACGCCATTCCTGGACCTTCTGGGTGTAAATaaggtgtagctgctggttgggtatctacaaaacaacaccggaaggggggtttggctctcacggcgcctccggtgtaagaataagaacagggttttggagaagatgaagatgtaTGTATGAAATagggaaccacggacttagggtgttactacgttttacgataaagattacgaaaagaggattacgTTGTTAATGATTGATTCCACGCTCTTTTATTGTATTctcaaattcccttgagcgaagtgtggcctccgtcttctcaagttatcctctcttcttgctccttggtggctacaatatgttttcacacaatcccaagcaagaagagaataagaatatatatataggctacaatagggaccatggataattaggttgggccttctaattacatcttgagcctagcccaatgtaattaaatattaattcaatccactaaagaattaatatttgcactacctttcctaataccgtaatttaattaattcggttccaatattatttgcttattaaattccccatgtttaaaatatcatatgtccattaattaaataaattactgataatttatttaattaatatcttttatccttgatcatccactcaacctttatttaattatgccaaaATAAATTCCActtgcagggtttcacataattaaatctttttgagctttcaaggggacatcattaacccgaatattatcaggacatggattccttcaataaataatatccaccatgtatataattccatcacccaaaatataatgatataattcaaaagaattatttcatatataaatcaaagcatgtaaataatatacacgtgtcaattactatttccggattaagaacctaagcattaataataacatagaatcttagttctccttcttaatcagtattaagggaacaattctaaatttgatcatgttcaatatacacaaagtatactagtattatttattagtcaatataaactaatctaaataatactacagccataccagtggattgtccaacaccacctgtgctgtgaaccttattatattatataaccgtatttaacaatctaatattttgtatcccatttgatactagattgttcacaatatataatattagacaacatgtaaacattcaaatgattctcaaataaactggccataaataaatgtacatacttcaaataaatattttcagtatacactaacaatctcccacttatactcaaaatattctatgtgtacattagtgtttatttaatccactattacataaaaatctatgtgtccatccatatgactcctatcgcttccacatgcttgtcaaaaaccttggttggcaagctctttgtgaaaggatctgctcggttgtcttctgatgatatgtgagccacaactatatcccctcgctttacgattcctcgtatgagatgatacttacgttcaatatgtttagctgctttgtggtctcgcggttcctttgaatttgccacagcaccagtgttatcacaatacaccgtcaagctcctaggcaaattaggtaccacatctaagtccaaaaggaagttcctgaaccatacagcctccttggcagcctcagaggccgccacatACTCGGgctccatggtggagtctgcaatgcatttctgcttacactcctccatataacggctccacctcccaaagtaaaaacatatcccgaggttgatttcctcttatccctatctgattggaaatctgaattagtatatcccaaaggaaatagatctgaggccttgtaaattaacatatactccttagtccttctcgggtacttgagtatagtttttactgcactccaatgttcctgacctgggttcgactgatatctactaaccatgcctacagcaaagcagatgtcaggcctcgtacataacatagcatacattaagcttccacatgctgaagcataaggaactgctttcatgctctctatatccttaggtgtcgaaggacactgcttcttagatagagcaacttcatgcttaaaaggtagaaaacctttcttggagttctgcatgttaaaacgagctaatacttcatcaatgtagggctcttgagataaagccaacatccttttcttgcgatcccttataactttgatcccaaggatgtatgccgcttcacctaagtccttcatgtcaaattgtttgaacaaccatgcctttattgatgacaacatctcaacattgtttccaatgagtaaaatatcatctacatatagtactagaaaaaccactgcattaccttcacttctcttatacacgcacgattcgcttggactttgatcaaatccatatgactggactgcctgatcaaaacgaatattccagtctctagaagcttgtttaagtccataaatagacctcttaagcttacataccagatgctcttggccttccttaatgaattcttttggttgctgcatatagatggtttcttcaagacttccattaagaaaagctgtcttgacatccattttccaaatctcataatcgagatgagctgctatagataaaagaatacggattgacttaagcatgactaccggtgaaaaggtttcctcataatcgataccttctttctgagtataccctttcacaacaagtcttgctttccaggctttcacctttttatctaatcccctctttttcttgtagatccacttacatccaataggttttatacctttgggtggttccacgagctcccagacctgattagaatacattgattctatctcaaattccatcgccttttgccaaagatctgcatctttgtcttgtgttgcctcttcgtatgtacggggatcatcatcatgttcaccagagaccaagtctgaagactcacccaaaaacatgaatctatcaggctgttgaacaaccctcccactacgacgaggcac
This genomic interval from Apium graveolens cultivar Ventura chromosome 8, ASM990537v1, whole genome shotgun sequence contains the following:
- the LOC141679629 gene encoding uncharacterized protein LOC141679629 is translated as MIFLCHHLDEGLKTEYLVIKDPTTLWKNLKEIYDHQETIILLKARYDWLHLHLQDFKSVSEYNSAMFKITSQLKLCGENITDKNVLEKTYFTFHANNKLRQQQYRERGFQKYTELI